A portion of the Candidatus Methylomirabilis sp. genome contains these proteins:
- a CDS encoding YbhB/YbcL family Raf kinase inhibitor-like protein, giving the protein MRCREALEETMAPFGVGMRLAIAVGLAALLIGAGGAKMELKSQSFQAGEMIPAKYTCDGQDISPPLSWSDPPAGTSGFALISDDPDAPVGTWVHWVMWNIPAGARALDENLPKTASLPNGAKQGTTDFRRIGYGGPCPPSGTHRYFFKLYALDTALDLPTSATKKDLEKAIQGHILGQAELMGTYRRR; this is encoded by the coding sequence ATGCGTTGTCGCGAAGCTCTGGAAGAGACGATGGCCCCGTTCGGAGTGGGGATGAGGCTGGCTATCGCTGTTGGGCTTGCCGCGCTGCTGATCGGCGCAGGAGGGGCGAAGATGGAACTGAAGAGTCAGTCGTTTCAGGCTGGTGAAATGATTCCAGCCAAGTACACGTGTGATGGGCAGGACATCTCCCCACCGCTAAGCTGGTCAGACCCCCCGGCCGGGACGAGTGGCTTTGCCCTCATTTCGGACGATCCTGATGCCCCCGTCGGCACGTGGGTCCATTGGGTCATGTGGAATATCCCCGCCGGCGCCAGGGCGCTCGATGAGAATCTACCCAAGACAGCGTCGCTGCCGAACGGGGCCAAACAGGGAACCACCGATTTCCGGCGGATCGGCTATGGCGGCCCCTGTCCACCTTCCGGGACCCATCGGTATTTCTTCAAACTATATGCGCTCGATACGGCGTTGGACCTCCCCACAAGCGCGACCAAGAAGGATCTGGAGAAGGCGATACAGGGTCATATCCTCGGCCAGGCGGAGTTGATGGGAACATACCGCCGGAGGTAA
- a CDS encoding homogentisate 1,2-dioxygenase domain-containing protein produces the protein MEYVPKLMNLTQTERRIRSDYQTALTDWHGSGRPPRDLSSYKLEFGTELLMERPPTAIVESTMMPDHPLFNAHVERPIGEDRPLRRHAFHATEMATSGSFVPILSSNDVTIRVCNGDFGDAGKWQPLSRHADCHELYFVHRAEHPLSLITDFGLLEQIREGDFVFLPRGATYSFLLTGRVSILLYEIPKRLFRPYDYWMGDQQPWPFSPAAPIPPEPKPLAALHPPLSGDEATKVIVKRRLGNFTLLTYAAPVFDIVAWEGEVWPFILRLDDLVALSSPHVHLDPKKLTVFVSEDEGMAMQVFLPRWIHSLPYHHLNWVDEVLFNHKGYGARPEITDGFMTLHPAGLAHGPDLRLLANIARKQTPGPKDLPFLEEIAVMVESRSPFVVLKDAEKAELKGYDQSWYRQSIEKC, from the coding sequence ATGGAGTACGTTCCAAAGCTTATGAATCTGACACAGACCGAGCGACGGATCCGGTCTGACTATCAGACGGCTCTTACGGACTGGCACGGGAGCGGCCGCCCTCCGAGGGATCTTTCGAGCTACAAACTCGAATTCGGCACGGAACTGCTGATGGAGCGCCCTCCAACCGCCATCGTCGAAAGCACGATGATGCCCGACCACCCCTTGTTTAACGCGCACGTCGAACGGCCTATAGGGGAGGATCGTCCTCTCCGGAGGCACGCCTTCCACGCTACAGAGATGGCCACGTCCGGCTCCTTCGTCCCTATTCTCTCAAGCAACGATGTCACCATTCGGGTCTGTAATGGCGATTTCGGGGACGCCGGAAAGTGGCAACCGCTCTCTCGCCATGCGGACTGCCATGAGCTCTATTTTGTTCATCGGGCCGAACACCCCTTGAGTCTCATCACCGATTTCGGACTGCTTGAACAGATTCGGGAAGGCGATTTCGTGTTCCTCCCGCGAGGCGCCACCTATTCGTTTCTCTTGACCGGCAGGGTATCTATCCTCCTCTATGAAATCCCGAAGCGGCTGTTTCGCCCCTACGATTACTGGATGGGCGATCAGCAGCCCTGGCCCTTTTCACCGGCAGCGCCGATTCCGCCGGAGCCGAAGCCTCTTGCCGCCCTTCATCCGCCGCTCAGCGGCGACGAGGCTACGAAGGTTATCGTCAAAAGACGACTGGGCAACTTCACGTTACTTACATACGCAGCGCCGGTCTTCGATATCGTGGCGTGGGAGGGAGAGGTGTGGCCGTTCATCTTGCGCCTGGACGATCTGGTTGCGCTGTCCTCGCCACACGTTCACCTCGATCCGAAGAAGCTCACCGTCTTCGTGAGCGAGGATGAAGGGATGGCGATGCAGGTTTTTCTGCCTCGATGGATCCACAGCCTGCCGTATCACCATCTCAATTGGGTCGATGAGGTCCTCTTCAACCACAAGGGGTACGGCGCGCGGCCAGAGATCACAGACGGATTCATGACGTTACATCCGGCCGGTCTGGCCCACGGCCCAGATCTGAGGCTCCTGGCCAACATCGCTCGGAAACAGACGCCTGGCCCGAAAGACCTGCCATTTCTGGAGGAGATCGCCGTAATGGTAGAATCCAGATCGCCGTTCGTTGTCCTGAAGGATGCGGAGAAGGCGGAGTTGAAGGGGTACGACCAATCCTGGTACCGGCAGTCGATTGAGAAATGCTGA